A stretch of the Deinococcus fonticola genome encodes the following:
- a CDS encoding NAD(P)H-dependent oxidoreductase has protein sequence MRTLVLIGHPNPDSYCHALAHHYAQAARQGGAEVHILDLARLNFDPSLHRGYRSIQPLEPDLQRAQELLTWCQHLLVVTPTWWSSMPAVLKGFIDRIFLPGFAFKYRPGHLIPEKLLRGRTARLIVTTDSPPLLLRTVMGDSTVRAIAQGVLGFSGFKVKSTRFGILRTSTPRQREAWLAQTVRLAQRDHAHSRARPPAFTPS, from the coding sequence GTGCGCACCCTCGTTCTCATCGGCCACCCCAACCCCGACAGCTACTGCCATGCCCTGGCCCACCACTACGCCCAGGCCGCCCGGCAAGGTGGTGCCGAAGTGCACATCCTCGACCTTGCCCGGCTGAATTTTGACCCCTCACTGCACCGCGGCTACCGGTCGATCCAGCCACTCGAACCTGACCTGCAACGCGCCCAGGAACTCCTGACCTGGTGTCAGCACCTGCTCGTGGTCACGCCCACCTGGTGGAGTTCCATGCCCGCCGTCCTGAAAGGGTTCATCGACCGGATTTTCCTGCCCGGGTTCGCCTTCAAGTACCGTCCCGGACACCTGATACCGGAGAAACTTCTGCGGGGCCGCACCGCCCGCCTGATCGTCACCACCGACTCACCGCCGCTGCTGCTGCGTACCGTCATGGGCGACAGCACCGTGAGAGCCATCGCTCAGGGCGTGCTGGGGTTCAGCGGCTTCAAGGTCAAAAGCACCCGCTTCGGCATACTGCGTACCAGCACACCAAGGCAGCGGGAAGCGTGGCTGGCCCAGACGGTCAGGCTGGCGCAGCGGGATCATGCCCACTCCCGCGCCCGACCGCCAGCCTTCACTCCTTCGTAA
- the mutS gene encoding DNA mismatch repair protein MutS, which translates to MLEQYVQMRDDVAAQLPHAILLFQVGDFYETFGEDAERTARLLSLALTHKSSKDFSTPMAGIPLRALDQNVEKLLAAGVCVAVADQTEEAGSGLVERKVTQLLTPGTVTEERHLSADENYLAAVATGDGYALALLDVSTGEFRTAAFHTRLALYDELSRHRAREVLLAPELSGNPALLSDFQARFPVMLSPANFGEDASRQELAAHLGEVPGTLSTAALVRACGAVLGYAKLTQQGHLEMVRRIVRFEPGAHMRLSDTAARALELFQAQSPQGVTLMDVLAQTRTAGGKRRLRAWLRAPLLDELSIRARLDSVELLTRAPDLRGAVRSLLYRAHDLERLAARVATRRATPREIAALARTLELLPEAAGLLPAQDGLLGGIRARLGSLPDVVTRIRAAMVDDPPIRIGDGGLIRDGFHAELDDLRAGAMGHREWLAQLEVTERARTGIGSLKVGYNNVFGYYLEVTGAHLSKVPADYRQIATLKDRARFTRPDLREHEREIARLELAAGRLEVDVFTELRESLAAHAEPLAEAAGALSELDVLTTLAEIAAEKGWTRPQTTDGPATLRQARHPVVEQATGGKFVPNDAELSPHRFTLLLTGPNMAGKSTYLRTVALCALLHQIGSFVPADGAHLPVYDAIHTRIGASDDLAGGRSTFMVEMTELAAILHSATHRSLVILDEVGRGTSTLDGLAIAQAALEHLHATRAHTLFATHYFELTRLETDHPGLVNLHVAAEEDETKNGGTGGLTFYHQVIPGAARQSYGVEVARLAGLPAPVTNRAAKLLTALNTSGDDRKLMQELATLDLSRLTPMQALEVLHRWQREVTKE; encoded by the coding sequence ATGCTGGAGCAGTACGTGCAGATGCGGGACGACGTGGCCGCCCAGCTTCCGCACGCCATCCTGCTGTTTCAGGTGGGCGATTTCTACGAGACCTTCGGTGAGGACGCCGAACGCACCGCCCGGCTACTTTCCCTGGCGCTGACGCACAAGAGCAGCAAGGACTTCTCGACGCCCATGGCCGGTATTCCCCTGCGGGCACTCGACCAGAACGTGGAGAAGCTGCTGGCGGCGGGCGTGTGCGTGGCGGTGGCCGACCAGACTGAGGAAGCGGGCAGCGGTCTGGTGGAGCGCAAGGTCACGCAGCTGCTGACACCCGGCACCGTCACCGAGGAACGCCACCTCAGCGCCGATGAAAACTACCTGGCGGCGGTCGCCACCGGGGACGGGTACGCGCTGGCGCTGCTGGACGTTTCGACCGGCGAGTTCCGCACGGCGGCCTTTCACACCCGGCTGGCGCTGTACGACGAACTGTCGCGCCACCGCGCCCGCGAGGTGCTGCTGGCCCCGGAACTGAGCGGCAACCCGGCCCTCCTCAGCGACTTTCAGGCGCGCTTTCCGGTGATGCTGTCGCCGGCCAACTTTGGTGAGGACGCGTCCCGGCAGGAGTTGGCCGCGCATCTGGGCGAAGTGCCCGGCACGCTGAGCACGGCCGCCCTGGTGCGCGCCTGCGGGGCGGTGCTGGGGTACGCCAAACTGACGCAGCAGGGACATCTGGAAATGGTGCGCCGCATCGTGCGCTTCGAGCCGGGAGCGCATATGCGCCTTTCAGACACCGCCGCCCGCGCCCTGGAACTGTTTCAGGCGCAGTCTCCGCAGGGTGTGACGCTGATGGACGTGCTGGCGCAGACGCGCACCGCCGGGGGCAAACGCCGCCTGCGGGCGTGGCTGCGGGCGCCGCTGCTCGATGAACTCAGCATTCGCGCCCGGCTGGACAGCGTGGAACTTCTGACCCGCGCCCCGGATCTGCGCGGCGCCGTTCGTTCACTGCTGTACCGCGCCCACGATCTGGAACGCCTGGCCGCCCGCGTCGCCACACGCCGCGCCACGCCCCGCGAAATTGCGGCGCTGGCCCGCACGCTGGAACTGTTGCCGGAAGCCGCGGGGCTGCTGCCCGCGCAGGACGGCCTGTTGGGCGGTATTCGCGCCCGCCTGGGCAGCCTGCCGGACGTGGTGACGCGCATTCGCGCCGCCATGGTCGACGACCCACCCATCCGCATCGGGGACGGCGGCCTGATCCGCGACGGGTTTCACGCCGAGCTGGACGACCTGCGTGCCGGGGCCATGGGGCACCGCGAATGGCTGGCCCAGCTGGAAGTGACCGAGCGGGCGCGCACCGGCATCGGCAGCCTGAAGGTGGGGTACAACAACGTGTTCGGGTACTACCTGGAAGTGACCGGAGCGCACCTGAGTAAGGTGCCCGCCGATTACCGCCAGATCGCCACGCTGAAAGACCGCGCCCGCTTCACCCGCCCGGACCTGCGCGAACACGAACGCGAAATTGCCCGCCTGGAGCTGGCCGCCGGTCGCCTGGAAGTGGACGTGTTCACCGAACTGCGCGAGTCGCTGGCCGCGCACGCCGAGCCTCTCGCCGAAGCCGCCGGAGCGCTGTCGGAACTGGACGTGCTGACCACCCTGGCCGAAATCGCCGCCGAGAAAGGCTGGACGCGTCCCCAAACCACCGACGGCCCCGCCACCCTCCGGCAGGCGCGTCACCCCGTGGTCGAGCAGGCCACCGGGGGCAAATTTGTTCCGAACGACGCGGAACTGAGTCCCCACCGCTTTACCCTGCTGCTGACCGGGCCGAACATGGCCGGCAAAAGCACCTACCTGCGCACCGTGGCCCTGTGCGCCCTGCTGCACCAGATCGGTTCCTTCGTTCCGGCAGACGGAGCGCACCTGCCCGTGTACGACGCCATTCACACCCGCATCGGGGCCAGCGACGACCTGGCGGGCGGGCGCAGCACCTTCATGGTGGAAATGACCGAACTGGCCGCCATCTTGCACAGCGCCACCCACCGCAGCCTGGTGATTCTCGACGAGGTGGGGCGCGGCACCAGTACTCTGGACGGCCTTGCCATCGCCCAGGCCGCGCTGGAGCACCTGCACGCCACCCGCGCCCACACGCTCTTCGCCACCCACTACTTCGAGCTGACGCGCCTGGAAACCGACCATCCCGGCCTGGTGAACCTGCACGTCGCCGCCGAGGAAGACGAGACCAAAAATGGAGGAACGGGTGGTCTCACCTTCTACCACCAGGTCATTCCCGGTGCCGCCCGCCAGAGCTACGGCGTGGAAGTCGCCCGCCTCGCCGGGTTGCCCGCGCCGGTCACGAACCGCGCCGCGAAACTCCTGACCGCCCTGAACACCAGCGGCGACGACCGGAAACTCATGCAGGAACTCGCCACATTGGATTTGAGCCGCCTGACGCCGATGCAGGCTTTGGAGGTATTGCACCGCTGGCAACGCGAGGTTACGAAGGAGTGA
- a CDS encoding GNAT family N-acetyltransferase, translating into MAALQVRPEQQESVNPPVFNLALYQYSPAGWSPLAVRSGDQVVGFLMWAVDPQDGSCWLGGIMVDAAFQGQGYGKQAALAAVAALETQHGDRRFALSYHPGNTVARHLYLGLGFEETGELEDEEVVARLTFPSEP; encoded by the coding sequence GTGGCTGCCCTCCAGGTCAGGCCTGAGCAGCAGGAAAGCGTCAATCCACCGGTCTTCAATCTGGCTTTATACCAGTACAGTCCTGCCGGATGGTCGCCCCTGGCCGTGCGAAGCGGTGATCAGGTCGTTGGCTTTCTGATGTGGGCGGTCGACCCGCAGGACGGCAGTTGCTGGCTGGGCGGGATTATGGTGGACGCGGCCTTTCAAGGTCAGGGGTATGGCAAACAAGCTGCCCTGGCCGCCGTGGCCGCCCTGGAAACGCAGCATGGAGACCGACGCTTCGCCCTGTCCTATCATCCGGGAAATACCGTGGCCCGCCACCTGTATCTGGGGCTGGGTTTCGAGGAAACAGGGGAATTGGAAGATGAAGAAGTGGTGGCCCGACTGACCTTCCCTTCGGAGCCGTAA
- the hspR gene encoding heat shock protein transcriptional repressor HspR, fused homodimer type: MASDSKHRPVYVISVAAELVDMHPQTLRLYERKGLIRPGRSSGKTRLYSERDIEHLREIRRLTQELGVNLAGVEEVMRLQHELDDLQGEFEAEIARIEGELRQQGQARELPSSGAPTDPKDRPVYVISIAAELVDMHPQTLRLYERKQLIRPGRSSGKTRLYSERDIEHLREIRRLTQELGVNLAGVEEIMRLRHELDGAKANLEGNVRRIQQDITDRMTKWRTLPAPYDEEESTEEE, translated from the coding sequence ATGGCGTCGGACTCTAAACATCGCCCCGTGTACGTGATTTCCGTCGCGGCGGAACTGGTGGATATGCACCCGCAGACCCTGCGCCTGTACGAGCGCAAGGGCCTGATCCGCCCTGGGCGCAGCAGCGGCAAAACACGCCTGTACAGTGAACGCGACATCGAGCACCTGCGTGAAATCCGGCGGCTGACCCAGGAACTCGGCGTGAACCTGGCGGGCGTCGAGGAGGTCATGCGCCTGCAACACGAACTCGATGACCTTCAGGGCGAGTTCGAGGCCGAAATTGCCCGCATCGAGGGCGAGCTGCGCCAGCAGGGGCAGGCGCGTGAACTGCCCTCTTCCGGCGCGCCCACCGACCCCAAAGACCGCCCGGTGTACGTGATCTCCATCGCGGCGGAACTGGTGGATATGCACCCGCAGACCCTGCGCCTGTACGAGCGCAAGCAACTCATTCGGCCCGGGCGCAGCAGCGGCAAAACACGCCTGTACAGCGAGCGCGATATCGAGCACCTGCGCGAAATCCGGCGGCTGACCCAGGAACTCGGCGTGAACCTGGCGGGTGTCGAGGAGATCATGCGCCTGCGGCATGAACTGGACGGCGCCAAAGCCAATCTGGAAGGCAACGTGCGCCGTATCCAGCAGGACATCACCGACCGCATGACCAAGTGGCGCACCCTGCCCGCCCCCTACGACGAGGAAGAATCAACGGAAGAAGAGTGA
- a CDS encoding NUDIX domain-containing protein translates to MLSSLNFRFSKQRVPVQQIGAGVAVLRGGQVLLVRRIDNGLWDIPGGRVEPGERVEAAASRELQEETGLSDGTLTLLGVFSGPQHRHLYPDGNVVEWVTVLFVTREVQGVAKAADDAAEVRWWPLNDLPVDVSPATRAYFAALRSVPA, encoded by the coding sequence GTGCTGTCCTCCCTGAACTTCAGGTTCTCGAAGCAACGCGTACCTGTACAACAAATTGGTGCAGGCGTAGCTGTACTGCGGGGTGGTCAGGTGCTGCTGGTGCGCCGGATCGACAACGGCCTGTGGGACATTCCGGGCGGGCGCGTAGAACCCGGCGAGCGGGTGGAGGCGGCGGCCTCACGCGAGCTTCAGGAAGAGACAGGTTTGTCAGACGGGACGCTTACACTACTGGGTGTGTTCAGCGGTCCGCAGCATCGTCACCTCTACCCGGACGGGAACGTCGTGGAGTGGGTCACGGTGCTGTTCGTGACGCGGGAGGTGCAGGGGGTGGCCAAAGCCGCCGATGACGCCGCCGAGGTGCGCTGGTGGCCGCTGAATGATCTGCCCGTAGACGTTTCCCCGGCCACGCGGGCCTATTTTGCGGCGTTGCGGAGCGTGCCCGCGTGA
- a CDS encoding metallophosphoesterase, whose product MSAVWVVGDIHGALPKLRTLLHRARLIDDLGNWAGGDAHLLFLGDYLDRGPDGLGVIRLVQRLEAQAVHAGGRVSALLGNHEVMFLAAHRFRVADPRDRLGFYMYWAGNGGQSSDLRGATPEDIDWLLSRPALLRVGEWLAMHADSLFYLNLGSTLEGVNARVLDLLQSPEPVDWGEFANAFVDRLNFADTGGEDLARHLLERLGGRRLMHGHTPVHLLHAENTQGLVIDLVSPVEYAGGLCLNVDSGMAYFAEAGFITRLEGTQVAEVVRVTELPDAAAVPLAES is encoded by the coding sequence GTGAGTGCCGTGTGGGTGGTGGGGGATATTCACGGCGCCCTGCCGAAACTGCGAACGCTCCTGCACCGTGCCCGGCTGATCGATGACCTCGGCAACTGGGCGGGCGGAGACGCGCACCTGCTGTTTCTGGGAGACTACCTGGATAGGGGGCCCGACGGCCTGGGGGTAATCCGGCTGGTGCAGCGCCTGGAGGCGCAGGCAGTTCACGCGGGCGGGCGCGTTTCGGCGCTGCTGGGCAACCACGAGGTGATGTTCCTGGCGGCGCACCGCTTCCGTGTGGCCGACCCGCGTGACCGCCTGGGGTTCTACATGTACTGGGCCGGAAACGGCGGCCAGAGCAGCGACCTGCGCGGGGCGACGCCCGAGGACATCGACTGGTTGCTGTCCCGTCCGGCCCTGCTGCGGGTGGGCGAGTGGCTGGCCATGCACGCCGACTCGCTGTTCTACCTGAACCTGGGCAGCACGCTGGAAGGCGTGAACGCGCGCGTCCTCGACCTGCTGCAAAGCCCTGAACCGGTCGACTGGGGCGAATTTGCCAACGCCTTCGTGGATCGCCTGAACTTCGCGGACACGGGCGGTGAGGATCTGGCCCGGCACCTGCTGGAACGCCTGGGCGGGAGGCGGCTGATGCACGGTCACACGCCCGTTCACCTGCTGCACGCCGAGAACACGCAGGGCCTGGTGATTGATCTGGTGTCGCCCGTCGAATACGCGGGGGGCCTGTGCCTGAACGTGGACAGCGGCATGGCGTACTTCGCCGAGGCCGGGTTCATCACGCGCCTGGAAGGCACGCAGGTGGCAGAGGTCGTGCGCGTGACCGAACTTCCCGACGCGGCAGCTGTTCCCCTTGCCGAATCCTGA
- the queG gene encoding tRNA epoxyqueuosine(34) reductase QueG yields MSARQHLEALALELGADVVGWSPVSVPPEAAAQYAQWLSAGKHAGMAYLERQFPTRLNPASRLEGVQSALVLGVSHAFAPPERPAGGVRVGRVARYAWTPDYHEQLQPLLNALEARAADLGVRARGYVDHGPVLERLFGAQAFLGWRGKSGMLVSTSYGAFLTLAVLLTDVPLEDIPPAHPDRCGRCVRCVSACPTGAIGPERTIDANLCLSYLTIEHRGPIPLSLRRRMGDWLFGCDVCSAVCPWTQKAGPLARLFRPDPQLAWPDLSRFFGVSERQFERQFSGTAFLRPRRKGMARNALTVLGNTRAPQGWPLLLLGREDPAWEVREAAAWALGEWGEQKHLAPLLNDPHEEVQRTAQRIAEQA; encoded by the coding sequence ATGTCCGCCCGGCAGCACCTGGAAGCCCTGGCCCTGGAGCTGGGGGCGGACGTGGTGGGCTGGTCGCCCGTGAGCGTGCCGCCGGAGGCCGCCGCGCAGTACGCCCAGTGGCTTAGCGCTGGAAAGCACGCGGGGATGGCCTACCTGGAACGGCAGTTCCCCACGCGCCTGAACCCGGCCTCGCGCCTGGAGGGCGTGCAGAGCGCGCTGGTGCTGGGGGTATCGCACGCCTTTGCACCTCCTGAACGCCCGGCGGGGGGCGTGCGGGTGGGCCGCGTGGCGCGCTACGCCTGGACGCCCGATTACCACGAGCAGCTGCAACCCCTGCTGAACGCCCTGGAGGCCCGCGCCGCCGACCTGGGCGTGCGGGCACGGGGCTATGTGGACCACGGCCCGGTGCTGGAGCGCCTGTTCGGTGCCCAGGCGTTCCTGGGCTGGCGCGGCAAATCGGGCATGCTGGTCAGCACCAGTTACGGCGCCTTCCTGACCCTGGCAGTGCTGCTCACGGATGTTCCTCTGGAGGACATTCCGCCGGCCCACCCGGACAGGTGCGGCCGCTGCGTGCGCTGCGTCAGCGCCTGCCCCACCGGGGCCATCGGCCCGGAGCGCACCATCGACGCCAACCTGTGCCTGTCCTACCTGACCATCGAGCACCGGGGGCCCATTCCCCTTTCGCTGCGGCGCCGCATGGGCGACTGGCTTTTTGGCTGTGACGTGTGCAGCGCCGTGTGCCCATGGACGCAGAAGGCCGGGCCGCTGGCCCGTCTTTTCCGGCCCGATCCGCAACTGGCCTGGCCCGACCTGTCGCGTTTTTTTGGCGTCAGCGAACGGCAGTTCGAGCGGCAGTTCAGCGGCACAGCTTTTTTGCGCCCGCGCCGCAAGGGCATGGCCCGCAACGCCCTGACCGTGCTGGGCAACACCCGCGCCCCGCAAGGCTGGCCCCTGCTGCTGCTGGGGCGCGAAGACCCCGCCTGGGAAGTCCGCGAGGCCGCCGCCTGGGCACTGGGCGAGTGGGGTGAACAGAAACACCTTGCCCCGCTGCTGAACGACCCGCATGAGGAAGTGCAGCGCACCGCCCAGCGAATCGCAGAACAGGCCTAG
- a CDS encoding DsbA family protein has product MTFRSTRWLAALLASGVMASGVLGAAQAQVGGQAAPVLSNALFGGAARGPAGTYLLPGGVSVLLSQNQGFLMSGTVQVKYTAPAAQPAAAPGTSTQGSGGPNSAVARVAQVIGVLSGYGEELAGPLEAFLNRPDVAAQLAQGFSVGAEEYLLSAKTEGGVLKVTLSLPQVDARAFQAVKTLRPARTPSARPVVVRVYSDFQCPYCQKFETETLPTLLAKLPDDVSVEFHHFPLEQIHPLARPSAEASECASQQGKFWAYKDALFTDRSWLASNPQEVFVRLAGKVGLNVAAFQKCVESRAGKAAVDAGLQEALRLNLNGTPTVFVNGFRAGNAYDANGLLNLIAFARVAGTLPTPAATPARP; this is encoded by the coding sequence ATGACTTTTCGTTCAACTCGTTGGCTGGCCGCGTTGCTGGCGTCTGGGGTAATGGCGTCTGGGGTGCTGGGCGCAGCGCAGGCCCAGGTGGGAGGGCAGGCGGCCCCGGTGCTGTCGAACGCGCTGTTTGGGGGGGCGGCGCGTGGGCCGGCGGGAACCTACCTGCTGCCGGGCGGCGTCAGCGTGCTGCTCAGCCAGAACCAGGGCTTTCTGATGTCGGGGACGGTGCAGGTGAAATACACCGCTCCGGCGGCCCAGCCCGCAGCGGCACCGGGCACCTCGACTCAGGGCAGCGGCGGGCCGAACAGTGCGGTTGCTCGCGTGGCGCAGGTCATCGGCGTGTTGAGCGGGTACGGCGAGGAACTGGCCGGGCCGCTGGAGGCGTTCCTCAACCGTCCGGACGTGGCCGCGCAACTGGCGCAGGGCTTCAGCGTCGGGGCCGAGGAGTACCTGCTTTCCGCGAAAACGGAGGGGGGCGTGCTGAAGGTGACCCTCAGCCTGCCGCAGGTGGACGCCCGAGCCTTCCAGGCCGTGAAAACCCTGCGGCCCGCCAGGACACCATCGGCCAGACCGGTGGTGGTGCGCGTGTACAGCGATTTCCAGTGTCCTTACTGCCAGAAGTTCGAGACCGAAACACTGCCGACCCTGCTGGCAAAACTGCCGGATGACGTTTCTGTCGAGTTTCACCACTTTCCGCTGGAGCAGATTCACCCGCTGGCCCGCCCGTCCGCCGAGGCAAGCGAGTGCGCCAGCCAGCAGGGCAAGTTCTGGGCGTACAAGGACGCGCTGTTCACGGACCGCAGCTGGCTGGCCAGCAACCCGCAGGAAGTGTTCGTGCGCCTGGCCGGGAAGGTGGGGCTGAATGTCGCGGCCTTCCAGAAGTGCGTGGAAAGCCGCGCCGGGAAGGCGGCGGTGGACGCCGGGCTGCAAGAGGCCCTGCGCCTGAACCTGAACGGCACGCCGACGGTCTTCGTGAACGGCTTCCGGGCCGGAAATGCCTACGACGCGAACGGCCTGCTGAACCTCATCGCCTTTGCCCGTGTGGCCGGGACGCTGCCCACGCCTGCGGCGACGCCCGCCAGGCCCTGA
- a CDS encoding Rqc2 family fibronectin-binding protein: protein MEGLMLAQVLRDLGSLLPARHLGWAFPDETTSALLLGGPDGAVLGNLVLSYRPPQPALFISRERLRGDPKNGFQRYLAARVRGELLRVEQLKLDRVVALHFAGEAGFIDQPPARLLFEVTGRNANLLVLDEGEGFTGRIALAAREITGSRNRFRTVRSGGTYTPPPPYEKFDPRIMTEREAASLAALPVVNWRDRVDGLGPLLSAELARRANMTLGQAPGDQWPAVLAALRSLVADPSVSEGALQGGAREAARAEKAASLRKLLREPLDKRLTLLKNQLGDVTRAEQGVELAAQDRLEADLLMAYAHDVPAGTPQVTLPAFDDSRDVPISLEPQLTALQNAEKRYTRARRREEVYERLAEREESLRAEFQAAQERLGRLDHADLGELEALAAELESEKPEKSAYGARFTTPTGFEALVGRNNKENATLTHRVGKSLDWWFHAQGYPGSHVLVRTGGKELDLPDILYAAQLAAAHSKARGSSNVPVDYTRIKFVWRPKGAPAGQVHYTDQKTVFVDGSLPD from the coding sequence ATGGAAGGCCTGATGCTGGCCCAGGTGCTGCGTGACCTGGGCTCCCTGCTGCCGGCCCGGCACCTGGGCTGGGCCTTTCCCGACGAAACGACCTCAGCCCTGCTGCTGGGCGGCCCGGACGGCGCGGTGCTGGGCAACCTGGTGCTGAGTTACCGCCCGCCGCAACCGGCGCTGTTCATCAGCCGTGAGCGGCTGCGCGGCGATCCGAAGAACGGCTTTCAGCGTTATCTGGCAGCCCGCGTGCGCGGCGAGCTGCTGCGCGTCGAGCAGCTGAAACTCGACCGGGTGGTGGCGCTGCACTTCGCCGGGGAAGCCGGCTTCATTGACCAGCCGCCCGCCCGGCTGCTGTTCGAGGTCACGGGCCGCAACGCCAACCTGCTGGTGCTCGACGAGGGCGAGGGCTTCACGGGCCGCATCGCCCTGGCCGCCCGCGAGATCACCGGCAGCCGCAACCGCTTCCGCACCGTGCGCAGCGGCGGCACGTATACGCCCCCACCGCCTTACGAGAAATTCGACCCGCGCATCATGACGGAACGGGAGGCCGCTTCCCTGGCTGCCCTCCCCGTGGTGAACTGGCGTGACCGGGTGGACGGCCTGGGGCCACTGCTGAGCGCCGAACTGGCCCGGCGGGCCAACATGACCTTGGGGCAGGCGCCGGGAGACCAGTGGCCGGCCGTGCTGGCGGCCCTGCGTTCCCTGGTGGCCGACCCTTCGGTCAGTGAGGGGGCTTTGCAGGGCGGCGCCCGCGAGGCGGCGCGGGCCGAGAAAGCCGCGTCCTTGCGCAAACTGCTGCGCGAACCGCTGGACAAGCGCCTGACCCTGCTGAAAAACCAGCTGGGCGACGTGACCCGCGCCGAGCAGGGCGTGGAACTGGCCGCGCAAGACCGCCTGGAGGCCGACCTGCTGATGGCCTACGCCCACGATGTGCCGGCCGGAACGCCCCAGGTGACCCTCCCGGCCTTCGACGACAGCCGTGACGTTCCCATTTCACTGGAACCGCAACTGACGGCCCTCCAGAACGCCGAGAAGCGCTACACCCGCGCCCGCCGCCGTGAGGAGGTCTACGAGCGCCTGGCCGAGCGCGAGGAAAGCCTGAGAGCGGAATTTCAGGCGGCGCAGGAACGCCTGGGCCGTCTCGACCATGCCGACCTGGGCGAACTGGAGGCCCTGGCCGCCGAACTCGAATCTGAGAAGCCCGAGAAAAGCGCCTACGGCGCCCGCTTCACCACCCCCACCGGCTTCGAGGCGCTGGTGGGCCGCAACAACAAGGAGAACGCCACCCTCACGCACCGCGTCGGCAAAAGCCTGGACTGGTGGTTTCACGCCCAGGGGTATCCCGGCAGTCACGTCCTGGTGCGCACGGGCGGCAAGGAACTGGACCTACCGGATATCCTGTACGCCGCTCAATTGGCCGCCGCGCACAGCAAGGCGCGGGGCAGCAGCAACGTCCCGGTGGATTACACACGCATCAAGTTCGTGTGGCGGCCTAAAGGCGCACCCGCCGGACAGGTTCACTACACTGACCAGAAGACAGTTTTTGTGGACGGCAGTCTGCCAGATTAA
- a CDS encoding rhodanese-like domain-containing protein, protein MPLSDVHTIIDLRPAQAGEPLAGRLPVVRLSMDDIEEGRHALTPAGGPYLVVCERGAHAGLAARYLRADGLNAEAWTGTPAALGQALRENE, encoded by the coding sequence GTGCCCCTTTCCGACGTTCACACCATCATCGACCTGCGCCCGGCCCAGGCCGGGGAACCGCTGGCCGGCCGCCTGCCCGTTGTTCGCCTCAGCATGGACGACATCGAGGAAGGCCGCCATGCCCTCACTCCGGCGGGTGGGCCCTACCTCGTCGTGTGTGAGCGCGGCGCCCACGCCGGCCTGGCCGCCCGTTACCTCCGCGCCGACGGCTTAAATGCCGAAGCGTGGACAGGCACCCCCGCCGCCCTGGGGCAGGCGCTGCGGGAAAACGAGTAG
- a CDS encoding rhodanese-like domain-containing protein: MKEVSPAEGQALVQGGAVLVDVREPNEYSEIHAEGAQLLPLSELEARYAELPKDRPLVMICRSGARSARAGEFLLQNGYADVTNLAGGTLAWNEAGLPVVGGDA, encoded by the coding sequence ATGAAAGAAGTCTCCCCTGCTGAAGGTCAGGCCCTGGTGCAAGGCGGCGCGGTGCTGGTGGACGTGCGCGAGCCCAACGAGTACAGCGAAATTCACGCCGAGGGCGCGCAGCTCTTGCCCCTCAGTGAACTCGAAGCCCGCTACGCCGAACTGCCGAAGGACCGGCCCCTCGTGATGATCTGCCGCAGTGGTGCCCGCAGCGCCCGTGCCGGCGAATTCCTGCTGCAAAACGGGTACGCGGACGTGACCAACCTGGCGGGCGGCACGCTGGCCTGGAACGAAGCGGGCCTGCCCGTGGTGGGAGGGGACGCATGA
- a CDS encoding metal-sulfur cluster assembly factor has product MTQPEQTGTPAELNGALPTREQVLEALKVVKDPEIPVNVVDLGLIYDVDVQDTGLVDITMTLTSVGCPVQDLIRADAEMAVSRLEGVNEVNVEFVWVPPWGPDKMTEDGKRQMRMFGFNV; this is encoded by the coding sequence ATGACGCAGCCCGAACAGACGGGTACGCCCGCCGAACTCAACGGTGCCCTGCCCACGCGCGAGCAGGTGCTCGAAGCCCTGAAGGTCGTGAAAGACCCGGAAATTCCCGTGAATGTGGTCGATCTGGGCCTCATCTACGATGTGGACGTGCAGGACACCGGGCTGGTGGACATCACCATGACCCTGACCAGCGTGGGGTGCCCCGTACAGGACCTGATCCGCGCCGACGCCGAAATGGCCGTCAGTCGCCTGGAGGGCGTGAACGAGGTGAACGTGGAGTTCGTGTGGGTGCCACCATGGGGGCCGGACAAGATGACCGAGGACGGCAAGCGCCAGATGCGCATGTTCGGCTTCAACGTGTAA